A genomic window from Pseudomonas cavernicola includes:
- a CDS encoding TIGR04282 family arsenosugar biosynthesis glycosyltransferase, whose translation MSLSISLHLLARTPEPGRVKTRLIPVLGEEGASDLQRLLLERALALPAQGFTERFLWLDEDPDEELEALAESFDWTVIGQPAGDLGERMRRIAALGLAESDAVVLIGNDCPALDGDYLGAACQALTTQEAVLGPAEDGGYVLLGLRRLDPLLFEAMPWGTDQILALTCERLQQLGWEHELLSVLWDVDRPEDLPRLAELGIRLRVI comes from the coding sequence ATGAGCTTGTCCATCTCCCTGCACTTGTTGGCGCGAACGCCTGAGCCAGGCCGGGTCAAAACCCGGCTGATTCCGGTCTTGGGCGAAGAGGGCGCCAGCGATTTGCAACGTTTGCTGCTCGAGCGTGCGCTGGCCCTGCCTGCGCAGGGGTTCACAGAGCGCTTCCTGTGGCTGGATGAGGACCCGGATGAGGAGCTGGAAGCCCTGGCCGAGTCGTTCGACTGGACGGTGATCGGACAACCGGCGGGCGATCTTGGCGAGCGGATGCGGCGTATCGCGGCCCTCGGCTTGGCGGAGAGTGATGCAGTGGTCTTGATCGGCAATGACTGTCCGGCGCTGGATGGCGATTATCTGGGCGCAGCCTGCCAAGCATTGACGACACAAGAGGCGGTGCTGGGGCCGGCCGAAGACGGCGGTTATGTGCTGCTGGGCTTGCGACGGCTCGATCCGCTGCTGTTCGAGGCTATGCCCTGGGGTACGGATCAGATCTTGGCGTTGACCTGTGAGCGTCTGCAGCAGTTGGGCTGGGAGCACGAGCTATTGTCGGTGCTATGGGATGTGGATCGCCCGGAAGATCTACCGCGCTTGGCTGAGCTAGGGATTCGTCTCAGAGTGATCTAG
- the cheR gene encoding protein-glutamate O-methyltransferase CheR, which produces MSSGNLDFEQFRTFLEKACGILLGSNKQYLVSSRLNKLMEQNDIKTLGELVQRMQGLPRSGLREQVVDAMTTNETLWFRDAYPFEVLKNRVLPELLKANPTQRLRIWSAASSSGQEPYSVSMAIDEFERSNLGQLRAGVQIVATDLSSSMLLACKSGEYDSLAIGRGLSQERLQRYFDPKEAGRWAVKPAIKSRVEFRALNLLDSYASLGKFDIVFCRNVLIYFSAEVKKDILLRIHSTLRPGGYLFLGASEALNGLPDHYQMVQCSPGIIYKVK; this is translated from the coding sequence GTGTCTTCAGGTAATTTGGATTTTGAGCAGTTCCGGACTTTCCTGGAAAAAGCCTGCGGCATCCTCTTGGGTAGTAATAAGCAGTACTTGGTATCCAGCCGGCTGAATAAGCTGATGGAGCAGAATGACATCAAGACACTCGGCGAATTGGTACAGCGCATGCAGGGCCTGCCGCGCAGTGGTCTGCGTGAGCAGGTGGTGGATGCCATGACCACCAACGAAACCCTCTGGTTTCGTGACGCCTACCCGTTCGAAGTGCTGAAGAATCGGGTCTTGCCCGAGCTGCTCAAGGCTAATCCAACGCAGCGATTGCGCATTTGGTCGGCGGCGTCTTCATCGGGGCAGGAGCCGTATTCGGTATCGATGGCGATCGACGAGTTCGAGCGCAGCAATCTCGGCCAGCTGCGGGCCGGCGTACAGATCGTTGCGACTGACCTGTCCAGCTCCATGTTGCTGGCGTGCAAGTCGGGTGAGTACGACAGTTTGGCGATAGGGCGTGGGTTGTCGCAGGAGCGCCTGCAACGTTATTTCGATCCGAAAGAAGCGGGGCGTTGGGCGGTCAAGCCGGCGATCAAGAGTCGGGTCGAATTTCGCGCCTTGAACCTGCTGGATAGCTACGCCAGCCTTGGCAAATTCGATATCGTATTTTGCCGCAACGTGTTGATCTACTTCTCCGCCGAGGTGAAGAAGGACATCCTGCTACGCATTCATAGCACCTTGAGGCCGGGTGGCTATTTGTTCCTCGGTGCTTCCGAGGCGCTGAATGGCCTGCCCGATCACTATCAGATGGTGCAATGCAGCCCGGGGATCATCTACAAGGTGAAGTGA
- a CDS encoding flagella synthesis protein FlgN, protein MHDITLLQLFNDDIGTAQQLLELIDTEFQALSERDLPRLETILADKQPLLAQLGQHGNERSQLLTSLQLSADRAGLTALAERSTQGTELLARSDELSALLERCQTANLRNGRLIRANQASIGSVLGILRGGETPGLYDSRGGAARIAQQRPLSQA, encoded by the coding sequence ATGCACGACATTACTCTGCTCCAACTTTTCAACGACGATATCGGCACGGCTCAGCAGTTACTTGAGCTGATCGACACCGAGTTTCAAGCCCTCAGCGAACGCGACCTACCCCGTCTGGAAACCATCTTGGCGGATAAGCAACCGTTACTCGCACAACTGGGGCAGCATGGCAACGAACGCAGCCAATTGCTTACCAGCCTGCAATTGAGTGCTGACCGCGCTGGCCTAACAGCTCTTGCCGAACGTTCCACTCAAGGCACAGAACTACTCGCTCGCAGTGACGAGCTGAGTGCGCTGCTAGAGCGCTGCCAAACTGCCAACCTGCGCAATGGTCGACTGATTCGCGCCAATCAAGCCTCAATTGGCAGCGTGCTTGGCATTCTCCGCGGTGGCGAGACGCCTGGGCTCTATGACAGCCGCGGTGGTGCCGCTAGAATCGCCCAGCAGCGCCCACTTAGTCAGGCCTGA
- the flgM gene encoding flagellar biosynthesis anti-sigma factor FlgM: MVIDFNRPNNAAAPTNTGRTSTTQSGSRNEAVSTNQPVPASAPAEQAHTAKTGESVQLSQEAQQLQKVTDKLRDQPVVDQERVARLKQAIADGSYKVDSQRVAGKLLNFESQR; this comes from the coding sequence ATGGTCATCGACTTCAACCGGCCCAACAATGCCGCCGCGCCCACCAACACTGGGCGTACCAGCACTACCCAGTCTGGCAGCCGCAACGAAGCCGTCAGCACCAACCAACCCGTTCCCGCGTCGGCTCCTGCCGAACAAGCCCATACCGCTAAAACCGGCGAATCTGTGCAGCTCAGCCAAGAGGCCCAGCAACTGCAGAAAGTCACCGACAAACTACGCGACCAGCCGGTGGTAGATCAGGAACGCGTCGCTCGACTGAAACAGGCGATTGCCGACGGAAGCTACAAAGTCGACAGTCAACGTGTCGCCGGCAAACTGCTCAATTTCGAATCCCAGCGCTAG
- the flgA gene encoding flagellar basal body P-ring formation chaperone FlgA, translating to MKAKTTFFRHLIAKRRTLLGALCAFFWLGHNPATATAVTLPEQLIGVTQSFLELTVEDYLQRSEIQGRPEIQINRLDPRLRLPLCDKDLTESLESPAQPIGRVTVKVRCEGTSPWTVFVPGQVRLYRDVVIAIRPLKRESVLGEADLSLVERDVGLLNQGYLTSLEQALGKKLTRTLLPDQVLAPLHLQQAEVVRKSDQVVISARSGTINVRMPGEALSDGAPGEQIKVRNLSSQRVIRARVIGPGQVEVAM from the coding sequence ATGAAAGCGAAAACGACATTTTTTCGACATCTGATAGCCAAACGCCGCACGTTGCTTGGGGCTTTATGCGCTTTCTTTTGGCTCGGCCATAACCCGGCTACCGCGACTGCGGTGACCTTACCCGAACAACTTATCGGCGTAACCCAGAGCTTTCTTGAGCTGACCGTAGAAGACTATTTGCAGCGTAGCGAAATCCAGGGGCGCCCTGAAATACAAATCAACCGACTCGATCCGCGCCTGCGTCTTCCGTTATGCGACAAGGATTTGACAGAATCCCTGGAAAGCCCCGCCCAGCCCATTGGCCGGGTCACCGTAAAAGTTCGCTGTGAAGGCACTTCACCTTGGACAGTGTTTGTTCCAGGGCAGGTACGCCTATACCGCGACGTCGTGATCGCCATCCGCCCACTCAAGCGTGAAAGCGTGCTCGGCGAGGCTGACCTGTCATTAGTCGAGCGCGATGTCGGCCTGCTCAACCAGGGCTATCTCACTTCGCTGGAGCAGGCTCTCGGCAAGAAACTGACGCGCACTCTGCTGCCCGACCAAGTTTTAGCCCCGCTGCATCTGCAACAGGCGGAGGTCGTGCGCAAAAGCGATCAAGTCGTGATTAGTGCCCGCAGCGGCACGATAAATGTGCGCATGCCCGGCGAAGCCCTATCCGACGGTGCGCCTGGTGAGCAGATCAAAGTTCGTAACCTGAGCTCACAACGGGTGATCAGAGCCCGCGTGATCGGTCCAGGTCAGGTTGAAGTGGCGATGTAG
- a CDS encoding flagellar brake protein, producing MSNPFIVDDGPQPPKVLKTALEVFAALRQLQENHDPLVITFHERTQRFQSYLVQVDRERGVLALDEMIPNDGERFLKSGETFRIEAFHEGVRMVWECQQQVQIGELEGARCYWSSLPTEVLYHQRRNAFRAPIKQAQLVNVELAGDKLTPSIKGQLLDISATGCKLRFSGDVSKRLQAGQVYERFTAHLPFGAMTTSVELRHLHYEDKLDMSFAGMRFHRMSGLEQRQIERFVYQLQREARRDENDGLF from the coding sequence GTGTCCAATCCCTTCATCGTGGATGATGGCCCGCAGCCGCCCAAAGTGCTCAAAACGGCGCTGGAAGTTTTTGCCGCCCTACGCCAGCTGCAAGAGAATCACGATCCTTTGGTGATCACTTTTCATGAGCGCACGCAGCGCTTTCAGAGCTATTTAGTCCAAGTCGACCGCGAGCGCGGAGTATTGGCCTTGGATGAAATGATTCCGAACGATGGCGAGCGTTTCCTGAAGAGTGGCGAAACCTTTCGCATCGAGGCCTTCCACGAGGGCGTACGGATGGTCTGGGAGTGTCAGCAGCAGGTACAGATCGGCGAACTGGAAGGAGCACGCTGCTACTGGAGCTCGCTTCCTACGGAGGTTCTCTATCATCAGCGCCGCAATGCGTTTCGCGCGCCGATCAAACAGGCTCAACTGGTCAATGTCGAGCTCGCTGGCGATAAGCTGACCCCTTCAATCAAGGGGCAATTGCTAGATATCTCTGCCACTGGCTGCAAATTGCGTTTTTCCGGTGACGTCAGCAAGCGTCTGCAAGCAGGCCAAGTGTATGAGCGCTTTACCGCTCACCTGCCCTTCGGCGCCATGACCACCTCGGTCGAGCTACGCCATCTGCACTATGAAGACAAGCTCGATATGAGCTTCGCAGGCATGCGCTTTCATCGCATGAGTGGCCTTGAACAGCGTCAGATCGAACGTTTCGTCTACCAACTTCAGCGTGAAGCTCGCCGCGACGAGAATGACGGACTGTTCTAG
- a CDS encoding TIGR04283 family arsenosugar biosynthesis glycosyltransferase, which translates to MTAPLLSVIIPALNEAENLPRLLEDLHILRAVGAELILVDGGSHDGSAQQSVTAVDQILTTAPGRARQMNAGASLASGRYLWFLHADTRVPARACQRLLEVLGEQPAWGRFDVQLSGAGPSLRLIGNMISLRSRLTGIASGDQGIFVARSVFAELGGYAELPLMEDLELSRRLKRLARPRCLWPPLVTSSRRWEQHGIWRTVLLMWRLRLAYYCGASPEKLARQYYGGPPS; encoded by the coding sequence ATGACGGCGCCGCTGCTCAGTGTGATCATTCCCGCGCTGAATGAAGCGGAGAACTTGCCGAGGCTGCTGGAGGATCTGCACATTCTGCGCGCTGTAGGCGCCGAGCTGATCTTGGTCGATGGCGGCAGCCATGACGGCAGCGCACAGCAGTCGGTTACCGCAGTCGATCAAATCCTGACGACCGCTCCGGGGCGTGCACGGCAGATGAATGCCGGCGCCAGCCTAGCGAGCGGGCGTTACTTGTGGTTCTTGCATGCCGACACACGAGTACCGGCGCGGGCCTGTCAGCGCTTGCTCGAGGTGCTCGGCGAACAGCCGGCCTGGGGCCGTTTCGATGTGCAATTGTCGGGTGCTGGCCCATCGCTACGGCTGATTGGCAACATGATCAGCCTGCGTTCCCGACTGACCGGTATAGCCAGCGGTGATCAAGGCATCTTCGTTGCTCGCAGCGTGTTCGCGGAGTTGGGCGGTTACGCGGAACTGCCGCTAATGGAAGATCTGGAGCTGTCGCGACGCCTCAAACGCCTGGCCCGACCGCGTTGTTTGTGGCCGCCACTGGTGACATCTAGTCGCCGCTGGGAGCAGCATGGTATCTGGCGTACAGTATTATTGATGTGGCGCTTGCGCTTAGCCTATTACTGCGGTGCCAGCCCGGAAAAACTGGCGCGACAGTACTACGGAGGACCGCCGTCATGA
- a CDS encoding flagellar hook protein FlgE yields the protein MAFNIGLSGLRAATSDLNVTGNNIANAGTAGFKQSRAEFADVYAASVLGSGSNAQGSGVLLANVSQLYNQGNINYTQNALDLAINGNGFFVTSNNGDVGYTRAGYFGTDRDGFVVNNFGYRLQGNAVDANGNVQSGVVGDLKIETASQAPKASSKLDQNFNLNSTLVSPKTWQASYDAEYNRWLNDPVNGVVDPANPTGAQQAAAATSAASVADATFNPSDPTTYNSSTSVNIYDTQGNAHVLTQYFVKTGANDWDMKMLVDGRNPADPGSTTPYALGLSFNSTGQLQSVSDENATPGLVTIGADMTVTINAASGNPPTPGSGWIPAISDNGKPPVWNWNGAQANAGGIAFDFSDATQFSSAFAVNSVSQDGYTTGQLSGLEIDDTGVIFARYTNGQSKVQGQIVLANFANVQGLTPVGKTGWVQSFESGEPVVGTPRTGTMGALQAGALEDSNVELSDQLVNLIVAQRNYQANAKTIETESAITQTIINLR from the coding sequence ATGGCGTTCAATATTGGCCTTAGCGGCTTGCGGGCAGCGACTAGCGACCTCAACGTCACCGGTAACAACATCGCCAACGCTGGTACTGCTGGTTTCAAGCAGTCGCGTGCGGAGTTTGCCGACGTGTATGCCGCATCGGTGCTTGGTTCAGGCTCCAACGCGCAGGGCAGTGGCGTGCTGCTGGCGAATGTGTCGCAGCTGTATAACCAAGGCAACATCAACTACACGCAGAACGCTCTGGATCTGGCTATCAACGGCAATGGCTTCTTCGTCACCAGTAACAATGGCGATGTCGGCTATACCCGGGCCGGTTACTTCGGTACGGATCGCGATGGTTTTGTCGTCAACAACTTCGGCTATCGCCTGCAGGGCAATGCCGTGGATGCCAATGGCAATGTGCAGAGCGGTGTGGTTGGTGACCTGAAGATCGAGACGGCGAGTCAGGCGCCCAAGGCCAGTAGCAAGCTGGATCAGAACTTCAACCTGAACTCGACGCTGGTGTCGCCGAAAACCTGGCAAGCCAGCTATGACGCCGAATACAACCGTTGGCTGAATGATCCGGTCAACGGCGTAGTTGACCCGGCCAACCCGACTGGGGCTCAGCAGGCGGCTGCGGCGACCTCTGCTGCATCAGTCGCGGACGCCACCTTCAACCCCAGCGACCCGACCACCTATAACTCGTCCACCTCGGTGAACATCTACGACACGCAGGGCAATGCCCATGTGTTGACCCAGTACTTCGTCAAGACCGGCGCCAATGACTGGGACATGAAGATGCTGGTCGACGGCCGTAATCCGGCCGACCCCGGCTCCACCACACCCTATGCTCTCGGTTTGAGTTTCAACTCCACCGGCCAGTTGCAAAGCGTTAGCGATGAGAATGCCACTCCGGGCCTGGTGACCATTGGCGCCGACATGACGGTGACCATCAATGCCGCCAGCGGCAATCCGCCGACTCCCGGCAGCGGCTGGATTCCGGCCATCTCCGACAATGGCAAGCCACCGGTGTGGAACTGGAACGGAGCCCAGGCCAATGCGGGCGGCATCGCCTTCGACTTCTCCGACGCTACCCAGTTCTCCAGCGCCTTTGCGGTCAACAGCGTCAGCCAGGATGGTTACACCACCGGGCAATTGTCCGGTCTGGAAATTGACGATACCGGGGTGATCTTCGCCCGCTACACCAACGGTCAGTCCAAGGTGCAGGGGCAGATCGTATTGGCCAACTTCGCCAACGTGCAGGGCCTGACCCCGGTGGGTAAGACCGGCTGGGTGCAGTCGTTCGAGTCGGGTGAGCCGGTGGTGGGTACGCCGCGTACCGGCACCATGGGTGCGCTGCAGGCTGGCGCATTGGAAGACTCCAACGTCGAGTTGTCGGACCAGTTGGTGAACCTGATCGTCGCCCAGCGCAACTACCAAGCCAACGCCAAGACCATCGAGACTGAGAGTGCGATCACTCAAACCATCATCAATCTGCGATGA
- the flgD gene encoding flagellar hook assembly protein FlgD has translation MSIDSTSAAGSLLDQYQIKTETKSSKDLGKNEFLNLLVAQLNNQDPLAPQENGAFIAQLAQFSQVEGIEKLNTSMGSLVSGYQSSQALQASSLVGRKVIVPSEKAVVDTSETFKASLVLPQSSSNVYVNIYDSAGAVVNRVSMGEQAAGNVSFMWDGKDSSGKVAPPGTYKFEAQAVFGTETKGLYTLLPANVDSVTLGQNGGELMLNLAGLGSIGLSQVQVIGQ, from the coding sequence ATGAGCATCGATAGCACTAGCGCCGCCGGCTCGCTACTTGATCAGTATCAGATCAAGACTGAGACGAAGAGCAGCAAGGATCTCGGTAAGAACGAGTTTCTGAACTTGCTGGTCGCTCAGTTGAACAACCAAGACCCGCTGGCGCCGCAAGAGAATGGCGCGTTCATCGCCCAGTTGGCGCAATTCAGTCAGGTGGAGGGGATTGAGAAGTTGAACACCAGCATGGGTTCGCTGGTCTCCGGTTATCAGTCTTCGCAAGCGTTGCAGGCGTCCTCCTTGGTCGGGCGCAAGGTGATAGTGCCGAGCGAGAAGGCGGTGGTGGATACCAGCGAAACCTTTAAAGCCAGCCTAGTGCTGCCACAGTCAAGCAGCAACGTGTACGTCAACATCTACGACAGCGCAGGCGCTGTGGTGAACCGGGTCAGCATGGGCGAGCAGGCCGCCGGCAATGTCAGCTTCATGTGGGACGGCAAGGACTCCAGCGGCAAGGTGGCGCCACCCGGTACTTACAAGTTCGAAGCGCAAGCGGTCTTCGGTACTGAAACCAAGGGGCTATACACCCTGCTGCCGGCTAACGTCGACAGCGTCACCCTGGGGCAGAACGGTGGTGAGTTGATGCTCAATCTGGCGGGGCTCGGCAGCATTGGGCTCTCCCAGGTTCAGGTCATCGGCCAGTAA
- a CDS encoding chemotaxis protein CheV, producing the protein MAGVMDSVNQRTQLVGQNRLELLLFRLDGTQLYGINVFKVKEVLQCPKLTIMPKSSPVVRGVANIRGGTIPILDLAMATGRPGLADLKNSFVIITEYNTKVQGFLVRSVERIVNMNWEEIHPPPKGTGRDHYLTAVTRLDQQLVEIIDVEKVLAEVAPTSEAITAGVIDLETKSKAISKHVLIVDDSSVARKQVMRCLQSVGVEVTALNDGREALNYLRRLADDGKRPEQELLMLISDIEMPEMDGYTLTAEIRADPRMQKLHILLHTSLSGVFNQAMVKKVGADDFLAKFRPDDLASRVAERINIAAEV; encoded by the coding sequence ATGGCGGGTGTAATGGATTCGGTTAACCAGCGCACTCAACTGGTTGGGCAGAATCGCCTAGAGCTGCTGTTATTCCGTCTCGATGGAACGCAGCTGTACGGGATCAATGTGTTCAAGGTGAAAGAGGTGCTGCAATGCCCCAAGCTCACCATCATGCCCAAATCCAGCCCGGTGGTGCGTGGAGTCGCCAATATCCGTGGGGGAACCATTCCAATTCTTGATTTGGCCATGGCTACCGGTCGACCAGGACTGGCTGACTTGAAGAACAGCTTTGTCATCATCACGGAATACAACACCAAGGTTCAGGGCTTTCTGGTGCGCTCGGTAGAGCGCATCGTCAACATGAACTGGGAAGAGATTCATCCACCACCCAAGGGCACGGGCCGTGACCACTATCTAACCGCCGTGACGCGCTTGGATCAGCAGTTGGTGGAAATCATCGATGTGGAGAAAGTTCTCGCGGAGGTCGCCCCGACCTCCGAGGCTATTACTGCCGGTGTGATTGATCTGGAAACCAAGAGCAAAGCCATTAGCAAGCATGTACTGATCGTCGACGACTCGTCAGTTGCGCGTAAGCAGGTGATGCGTTGCTTGCAGTCGGTAGGTGTCGAGGTCACGGCATTGAACGATGGTCGTGAAGCTTTGAACTATCTGCGTAGGTTGGCGGATGACGGTAAGCGGCCGGAGCAGGAATTGCTCATGCTGATTTCCGACATCGAGATGCCGGAGATGGATGGCTATACGTTAACCGCTGAGATTCGTGCCGATCCACGCATGCAGAAACTGCATATCCTCCTGCATACTTCGCTCTCCGGTGTGTTTAATCAGGCGATGGTGAAGAAAGTTGGTGCGGATGATTTTCTCGCCAAGTTCCGGCCCGATGATTTGGCTTCGCGGGTGGCTGAGCGCATCAACATAGCAGCTGAGGTCTGA
- the flgB gene encoding flagellar basal body rod protein FlgB, with amino-acid sequence MSISFETALGIHEKALGFRAQRAEVLANNIANADTPNYKARDLDFASVLAEQSAKTQRGPVALNRTDSRHLSAEGLAMADSALQYRTPSQPSIDQNTVDAQLEQSNYAENAVQFQASFTLLNSKFKGLIGALRGE; translated from the coding sequence ATGAGCATCAGTTTCGAGACAGCCCTCGGAATCCATGAAAAAGCACTCGGCTTTCGCGCCCAGCGTGCCGAGGTTCTGGCCAACAACATCGCCAACGCCGACACACCTAACTACAAGGCGCGTGATCTGGATTTTGCTTCGGTGCTCGCCGAGCAGAGCGCTAAAACCCAGCGCGGCCCGGTTGCGCTGAACCGCACGGACAGTCGGCATCTCTCCGCCGAAGGTCTAGCCATGGCGGATAGCGCGTTGCAGTACCGCACCCCTTCACAACCCTCGATTGACCAGAACACGGTGGATGCGCAGCTGGAGCAATCCAATTACGCGGAAAACGCTGTGCAGTTTCAGGCCAGCTTCACCTTGCTCAACAGTAAATTCAAAGGGCTGATCGGCGCCCTGCGCGGCGAATAA
- the flgC gene encoding flagellar basal body rod protein FlgC, which translates to MSLASVFNIAGSGMSAQTTRLNTISSNIANAETVSSSVDQTYRARHPVFATMFQNQQSLSGDRGSLFADQDEPGRGVEVLGVVEDQGSLTPRYEPNHPAADANGYVYYPNVNVVEEMADMISASRAFQTNTEMMNTAKQMMQKVLTLGQ; encoded by the coding sequence ATGTCACTAGCCAGTGTTTTCAATATCGCCGGATCCGGCATGAGTGCCCAGACCACTCGCCTGAACACCATCTCCAGCAATATCGCCAACGCCGAGACGGTGTCTTCGAGCGTCGACCAGACCTACCGCGCTCGCCATCCGGTATTTGCCACCATGTTCCAGAATCAGCAGTCGCTGAGCGGCGACCGTGGTTCGTTATTCGCCGATCAAGACGAGCCTGGCCGTGGCGTGGAGGTGCTCGGTGTGGTCGAGGATCAGGGCAGCCTGACTCCGCGCTATGAGCCGAATCACCCGGCGGCGGATGCCAATGGTTATGTCTACTACCCCAACGTCAACGTGGTCGAGGAAATGGCCGACATGATTTCCGCCAGTCGGGCCTTTCAGACCAACACCGAAATGATGAACACCGCCAAGCAGATGATGCAGAAAGTCCTGACCCTGGGTCAGTGA
- a CDS encoding flagellar basal body rod protein FlgF, translating to MDKMLYVSMTGASQNTLAQRAHANNLANISTNGFRRDFEQARSMQVFGESFPSRVYAMSERPGTDFTPGTLQETGYGMDVAISGDGWLAVQAPDGGEAYVRTASLKIDALGQLRAGNGLPVMGNGGPIAVPPEQKVEIGQDGTITVRALGEAPNVLAEVDRLKLVNPDLKQMEKGADGMIRFKGQGPVQADTNVRVTSGFLETSNVNAVEEMTAILSLSRQFELQVKMMRTAEDDASAMARVLQLS from the coding sequence ATGGACAAGATGCTGTACGTCTCCATGACCGGAGCCAGCCAGAACACCCTGGCCCAGCGTGCGCACGCCAACAACTTGGCGAATATCTCGACTAACGGCTTTCGTCGCGACTTCGAGCAGGCGCGCTCGATGCAGGTGTTCGGTGAAAGTTTCCCGTCACGGGTCTACGCCATGAGCGAGCGCCCAGGCACCGACTTCACCCCCGGCACCTTGCAGGAAACCGGTTACGGCATGGACGTAGCCATCAGTGGCGATGGCTGGCTGGCGGTGCAGGCGCCGGACGGTGGCGAGGCTTATGTACGGACCGCCAGCCTGAAGATCGATGCCCTCGGTCAGCTGCGTGCCGGCAATGGTTTGCCGGTGATGGGCAATGGCGGTCCGATTGCCGTGCCACCGGAGCAAAAGGTCGAGATCGGTCAGGACGGCACCATCACCGTTCGGGCCTTGGGCGAGGCGCCCAATGTCTTGGCTGAGGTGGATCGCCTCAAGCTGGTCAACCCGGATCTCAAGCAAATGGAGAAGGGCGCCGACGGCATGATCCGCTTCAAGGGCCAAGGCCCCGTGCAAGCCGATACCAATGTCCGGGTGACTTCCGGCTTTCTGGAAACCAGCAACGTGAATGCCGTGGAGGAGATGACCGCGATCCTCTCCTTGTCCCGCCAATTTGAACTGCAAGTGAAGATGATGCGCACTGCCGAGGACGATGCGTCGGCCATGGCGCGTGTTTTGCAACTCAGCTAG
- the flgG gene encoding flagellar basal-body rod protein FlgG, giving the protein MLPALWVSKTGLSAQDMNLTTISNNLANVSTTGFKRDRAEFEDLLYQIRRQPGGQTSQDSQLPSGLQLGTGVRIVGTQKIFTAGSLQTTEQPLDMAINGRGFFQVLMPDGTVSYTRDGSFHLNSDGQLVTANGFALEPAIVLPNEVKSFTVGEDGTVSVTTTGNPQPQILGNIQTADFINPAGLEAIGGNMFLETAASGTPQVGTPGITGLGTVQQNTLENSNVSVVEELVNMITTQRAYEMNSKVISTADQMLAFVSQNL; this is encoded by the coding sequence ATGCTACCGGCTCTGTGGGTCAGTAAAACCGGTTTGTCCGCCCAGGACATGAACCTGACCACGATTTCCAACAACCTGGCCAACGTTTCGACCACTGGCTTCAAACGTGATCGCGCGGAGTTTGAGGATCTGCTGTATCAGATCCGCCGGCAGCCGGGTGGCCAGACCAGCCAGGACAGCCAACTGCCGTCTGGCCTGCAGCTGGGTACCGGTGTGCGCATTGTCGGTACGCAGAAGATCTTCACCGCCGGCAGCCTACAGACCACCGAGCAGCCGCTGGATATGGCGATCAACGGCCGTGGCTTCTTTCAGGTGTTGATGCCCGATGGCACGGTTTCCTACACCCGTGATGGCAGCTTCCATCTGAATTCCGACGGCCAGCTGGTGACCGCCAATGGTTTTGCCTTGGAGCCGGCCATTGTCCTGCCGAACGAAGTGAAGTCGTTCACTGTGGGTGAAGACGGTACGGTCTCGGTCACCACCACTGGCAACCCGCAGCCGCAGATCCTCGGCAACATCCAGACCGCTGACTTCATCAACCCGGCTGGCCTGGAAGCGATTGGCGGCAACATGTTTTTGGAAACCGCCGCCAGCGGCACGCCACAGGTCGGCACCCCGGGCATAACCGGCCTGGGCACGGTGCAGCAGAACACCCTGGAAAACTCCAACGTCAGCGTGGTCGAGGAACTGGTGAACATGATCACCACGCAGCGCGCCTATGAGATGAACTCCAAAGTCATCTCCACCGCTGACCAGATGCTCGCTTTCGTTTCGCAGAACTTATAA